From a single Rutidosis leptorrhynchoides isolate AG116_Rl617_1_P2 chromosome 5, CSIRO_AGI_Rlap_v1, whole genome shotgun sequence genomic region:
- the LOC139849948 gene encoding uncharacterized protein encodes MAGHSLEALNIPFRDSFRRKIGDGSKTRFWEDVWIGGHRLKDSFPRLYRLETEKDVHIADRVSFDRTAAAQVPDVTQAAAGTDTDIIFSWAWAREPMYRTQDELMLLESLIKSFQFNQNSDDTFEWSMASDGNFSVKKLTNFINEKLFHSVQSNHETLKNNLVPKKLEVFVWRTIKKRLPVRMELDKRGIDLNSLRCPICDDDLESVDHSLIFCKYSLELWNRVCKWWGFNQFGNLSMNEILRGITPKNTSMLGKKIWQAVEWVTTYYIWKNFFFFNG; translated from the coding sequence ATGGCAGGTCATTCTCTGGAGGCTCTAAACATTCCTTTCAGAGATTCGTTCAGAAGAAAAATTGGTGATGGATCAAAGACTCGTTTTTGGGAAGATGTGTGGATTGGTGGACATCGTTTAAAGGACTCTTTTCCCAGATTGTATAGATTAGAAACAGAGAAGGATGTTCATATTGCTGATCGTGTGTCATTCGATAGAACAGCTGCTGCTCAGGTCCCTGACGTCACACAGGCTGCTGCTGGAACAGATACTGACATCATCTTTTCATGGGCCTGGGCCCGTGAACCAATGTACAGAACTCAGGATGAATTGATGCTGCTGGAATCGCTGATCAAGTCGTTTCAATTTAATCAAAACAGTGATGATACATTTGAATGGTCTATGGCAAGTGATGGAAACTTTTCGGTTAAAAAGCTTACAAATTTTATAAACGAAAAGCTGTTTCATAGTGTGCAAAGTAACCACGAAACTTTGAAGAATAATTTGGTACCAAAAAAACTTGAAGTATTTGTATGGCGAACTATAAAGAAGAGGCTACCGGTTCGAATGGAATTGGACAAAAGGGGCATTGACTTAAATAGTCTACGATGCCCTATTTGTGACGATGACTTAGAATCGGTAGATCACTCATTAATTTTTTGTAAGTACTCGTTGGAATTATGGAATCGAGTTTGCAAATGGTGGGGCTTCAATCAATTCGGGAACTTAAGTATGAACGAGATTCTTCGCGGAATTACGCCAAAGAACACTTCGATGCTTGGAAAGAAAATATGGCAAGCGGTGGAGTGGGTTACTACGTATTACATTtggaagaatttttttttttttaacggctga